A region of Haladaptatus cibarius D43 DNA encodes the following proteins:
- a CDS encoding DUF7344 domain-containing protein has translation MSTTTQQVGNQSETPTDEDAHVELSEDQIYHLLQNERRRNVLRYLHDADEQVSMRDIAEQVAAWENDITVQTLSSSERQRVYIPLYQSHLPKLDEEGVIEYDQSRGTVRKTPLADKLYDYLEPTQPTTDEEVEDDEDTHWERYYLGASGLGATVLAGTTLGVTPFALLPQSALGFLILGMFWSLTVGQRFA, from the coding sequence CGCGCACGTAGAGTTGAGCGAAGATCAGATTTATCATCTCCTTCAGAACGAACGACGCCGCAACGTCCTCCGGTATCTACACGATGCGGACGAACAGGTTTCGATGCGTGACATCGCGGAGCAGGTCGCGGCGTGGGAAAACGACATCACGGTGCAGACCCTCTCGTCCAGCGAGCGCCAACGAGTTTACATCCCTCTGTATCAGTCTCATCTCCCGAAACTCGACGAGGAAGGCGTCATTGAGTACGACCAGAGTCGCGGTACGGTTCGAAAAACCCCCCTCGCGGACAAACTGTACGATTACCTCGAACCGACCCAGCCGACCACTGACGAAGAAGTAGAAGACGACGAGGACACCCACTGGGAGCGATATTACCTCGGTGCGTCCGGACTCGGCGCAACCGTCCTCGCTGGAACGACGCTCGGCGTCACGCCGTTTGCGCTTCTTCCACAAAGCGCGCTCGGATTTCTCATCCTCGGAATGTTCTGGTCGTTGACTGTCGGCCAGCGATTTGCGTGA